The Peromyscus eremicus chromosome 16_21, PerEre_H2_v1, whole genome shotgun sequence genome includes the window ggggaCCTGCTGTGGAAACTGTATCCATCCTTGCCTTTCTTAGCATTCATAGCCCCAAATTTCACCCATTTTCTTTCCTTAGCTAGTGTAGCCTGGACAGACTTCGCAACCCTAGTCCCAAGGCTGCCTCACCAGACATCTGTTCTGATTAAGTTAGCTACTTGCTCTACTCCTAGAGGAGTAGAGCGCTCTACCACTAGCATGCAGTGAGAATCAGTTCATTTGAGATCATCACGCCATTTCTTTGGCCTGCATTCAGAACATGGATGCTATTGAAGGCACCTTTCTACATTGCCATTGGTGGTTTTACATTTAGAAGTTCTCTAAGTGTGGTCCACAATCCTAACAAAGCCCACCAGTCCATTCGAGATTATAGTTAAGGCTGTTCACATGCATCTTGACATTGCATTTATTGTATTATTGTTTGGTTCACAATGTGTCTCTCAGTACTACACCTCACTGTACTCCACAATTCTATGCTATGTCCTGTTCCTAATTCTCTACAAACTGGTGAGGGAGATGAGTGAGAACCTGAATTTGTTTGCAAAACAGGTAGAGATTTAAGGGGAGGATGGGATTGTTTTCATTTAGTGTGAGTGGCCTGGTCCAAACAGCTGTGCTCCTAGTATAGGAACATCGTGATCTTCGCAGACAGGAGTAATACTGCATTCCTTCTTATCCCCACCTGACCCTTCGCAGTGTTTGGGGATCATGAATGAGAGGGAACGCTGGGAACTTTGCCAGGTTTTCTGGTTTTGCTGTCAGGTGTAGACTCAGATCCTATGTCCTGAAACTTGTCCCGACATTGTACCTGCACTGGACATCTGCTCTTCTGTTGCCAACCTCTAAAGAACCCTCCCCTGACTTGTTTCTGGGACATTCTCCCGATAGTCATCTTCCCTCATAAGGTTACCCTAACATGGATATCATTTCAAAGAAGTTCGTGAAGTCCCTCAAAGAAATCTTGAAAGTTTTCTCTCACCCCAGCCCTCCTTCATGCTTCAGAAAACAAGGCTACAAAGAGTCTATGTAATTGTAAAAGGGGTTTGTCAGTTTGTTCCCAGATGAGCTGCCCGGTGTGTCCAGTGCACATACTCTCATTGTGACCCAGAAACTTGGAGTCGACTCAGTGTGGCAGCACCATGCTGGGCCACACGAGATACTATAAGGAGGCCAGCAGAAGCCACTGTGTCGTCACAGCTTGGAGTGATGGGCAGTGATCTGCAGGGAGCTCATACTAGTTTGTATTACATGTCAACCGAAGTGGCTGGCAACCCGTTCCCCAGGGTTGATCAGTATATTCCTAAGTATTCCTCACAGGTATGTCAAATAATCCTGTGGAGCATACAGTCATGCTGAAGCCATCAGGGAGTTGGAAGACAGATTTACAGGTCTCAAGACTAGTAGGAAGTGGTCGGCATTGGTCAGATGAAGCCACCATCTTTGACTAGTGTCTTCCTCGGGTGTGGCAGTTGGTGTTGGTTAGATGAAAATGCCTCACGTTCCTTCTCACATGTATCTTCTCTGCTATCCCTGCCTATACCCCTCATGACCTCCTAATATAGTGTGTGTTTTACCCCAAGACAAACGCATGTTCCATGAGGGCGGGTTTAGCTGttggtgtttgttttattgttgtttgtcatttttgtttcatttgctaaGCTCGTTGCTTTATCCCCAGGTTAGGATCAGTGGGGGCACAGGGCAGGTGTGCAGTCACCGTTTGCCATGAGTGAGTGGAGAGAGCATGGTAGCCAGGTAACCGAGGAAGCCACTGTAGGCTAGGGGGCACAGTAAACTGCCAACCTGACCATCCCGTTGTACGGTTAAAGTTTTCGTTATAGGTAAAAGAGAGAAAACctccagggaagagagagaaagaggtagattgaacatggccagcagactggacacggccagggtgaggggaggaggggagaataGTGGAGACAGTGAGATATCAAGAGATAGGAGAGAGAGTACAGTGGGAACGGTGGGGCAGTGGGGGAAACCTTGCCgttagaaaaggaggagagaagtgagTAGGGTGCCAGCGTGGACTTTGAAGTGTATAGCAGGTGCTTAGGATACTGGGGGCAGCTGGAGACCAGCATGTGCTTGGAATATGCCAACCACATGTGGCATTTGCCCCgtctgccagaggtaagggaaatgactcctttggCAGATGGGGACTGGTTTtggtttcacaagttcctgaggaattcTGGCTTTTATTTAACTGCCAGAAATCTTCCTGTAGCTCGTGTTGAcgctcatttctggatatttggactgcCCGAGACCTAACAGCCACCAGGAATTTCAATTGGATGACAAGGATTGTTGGCCATATCAGAGCTGAAGTCCAAGACACTCAATGCTAGAGATGAGGTGACCAACTGtagacacaataccaccacaactaaCCATTATTATGGTGCTGGCTCTGGGTTCCATTTATCATGGCGTGAGTCCTGCAGGCCTTAGCGGTCCAGAGAAAATGGTAGCAAGCACTCCATTTGGCTCAGAGAGGAAGAGTAGCCCAGAGGGGTCTGCTCCTCCAGAGTGCAGACAGTTACAGAGCACATTTCTTCTCCCTTGCAGGTATTTTTAAACACACCCTCTCCATCTCCAGGGCACTGCTTTCTGACCTGGTCACAGAGAGGGAGCGGCCACTTGTACTGGGACAGTTCAACACAGCCTCGGGTGTAGGCTTCATCTTGGGCCCCATGGTTGGTGGATATCTGACAGAGCTGGATGGCGGATTCTATGTGACGGCTTTCATctgctcttctgtcttccttctcaaTGCTGGTGAGTTGACTGTTGAACATGTACACTTAGTCTACCCATTTCTATCGAAGCCTTGtgattgtttttttaatacagagTAGGCCGACTTGACTTGTGGCTAGGGGAATGGCTCGGGGCCTAAAAGctcttgctgcccttgcagagaaccagagtaGGATTCCCAGCAGCTGTATGAGTAGCTCCCAGCTATCCGTAACTTCAGCTCCGAGGAgtatgacatcctcttctggcctctgtggacctcACTGTGTACATATAACTCAgacacatacagtcacacacacattaataataataataataataataataataataataataatagaataggCAGAGTCATTGTTCAAGAATGAATGTTGATTTGAAGATCCTCTCTACTGCTCTCATAGTGACTAGACGAGTCTGTATCCCCACCAGCATTATGCCGGCTTCCCTTTCTTCTGCATCCTCACTCTCATCATTTTATAGTTGTCATTATTCAATAATCCCCTTAGAGGAGGAGGTAACAACTCACTGTGGCTTTGACTTGAACTTCCGTTTGTTGGTGATGTTGGGCGCCATTTTGCTTACCATTTGTTGGAGAAGCATTTTAGTCCTTTGCTAAACTTGTGTTTTGCCTTTTTGCTATTGAGTTGAAAGAATACCTTGTATAGCTTGGATgctaacttatttttttaatattgttaCAAAAATTTAATCACTATATTATTACACATGTGAAATACTTTGGATATAACTGTGAAACCTAAGTAGGCTATAGGCAATGGTGCAAAACGTTAAATGTTGATAATTTTCCCAATGTACTCTCTGGGAAACACTTATTCTTCAGAATAAATGAAttagttttgtattttaattgtttaagaatttcatacattatattttgagGAAATTCATCTCTCCCAAGATCCACTCCCCATTCCATACTCAACCAGCTTGTGTCTTCATTTGAAACAAAAACCCCTTTAGTGCTGCATATCTGCTCTTCAGTGTGTCAGTTCACTGGGGGGTGTTAGGCCTAGCAGGGGCCACACCTCTAGAGCAAACCTCCTCTCCTAGCCAGCAGCACTTACCAGTAGTGGCTCCTCCCCTGGAGTGGGACTTCGTGTCCACCTCCCGGCCCCATGCTGGGGTTTTGTCTGACTTAAcattacctttttttaaaatgagatactGGATCTGCAGATAACATCTGTTCTTTACATTGCCCTTTGACTTCAGAGACCGTTTCTCCTGCTGTGCAGAAGGGTTTTGGTTTACTGTAGGTCCACTGCCTCTTTATGCTTTTATCGCCTGTCCTCCTGGTAGCATACCTAGAAGCATCAATGCCAAACCCAGTTCTCAGAAGCTGCCTGCCTCCCTTTTCCTCAGGGTGTTACGTATGTAGGTCTTACCTTCGTCTTTAGTCCATCTTGAGCTCATTTTTGTGTGTGGCAGAAGACAGGGACCAATTCCATTTTTTTGTACAATGTGTATTagttattataatatatatgaaaacatcTCTATTTTTAATCTATTAAACTTGTCAATAAAAtatggaagttaaaaaaaaagcagctatGAATTTTCCTGCCACAGACCTCAGGGTTGTGACATGCTTTATTCCTCCTACACAGTGATGGACAATGCCATGTTCTCTCCCCCACCTGAACTGCCACACAGCCTTCCTGGCCTACCTCACATGTGCAGGCTGGCTCCCCctggaaggctttgccctgacTTTCTCTGCTGGGCACATTTCTTGTCATGTGTCTCTCCCAACCCTCTTCTTCTGGTCATTCACTTCTCAGACATTTGCTTCATTTGACGTCTTTGCCCAGTCATTCTGAATAAAACTATAGCTAAGGGTTTTTCACAGCACTTTGAAAACTCTGTTACTGTTTCAGTTTCATGCTTCGGTTCTACGACATCCTGCGCAAGGGCAGGCATTATACTAGATGCTCTCTCCGCTGTTCCTGGCCCCCGCACATATTCCACAGCATTCAATGAACAAGAAAGACCCCCTGCACTGTGAAGCGAACTAGGTGCTCCAagactcttcttcctctttggcAGGAGACCATGACATGGACAGGTCTTGAATAAACAGTTTCATGAATGAGAAAAGCCATACAGACTGTCTGGCTGCCTTTCCATTTAATGATATGCCGCTTTACCGCAAGGGTTTGAACCTTCTTCACCTTGGGGCCTAATAATGAGCAGCTAGTTCCATGCTGGCTCCTTTCAGATTCTGGAAGTGAGGTTCGTgagtttattttcagttttgacAGAACCACTTGATAATTTCTCTCGGGATCTGAACCTGCACCCTCCCCCAAGAGAGAGCCCTGATGCTTGCTGGGAACCTTGTGAAAGGCGGCGTACAGCCTGTTGCCATTGGTTACTTTCCAAACATCAGTGCAAAGGAAATGAAGGGGAAAGCATCCGTTTCATCGCAGAATGTAGTAGGAACTTGGTGTAAACAAAGGTTTTACTCAATAGGGGGAGATTAAAACATTTGCATATAGGTCGTACaaggaggagaaaataaaaaagatatgaaTTCCTGGTCATAAACCTAAGTTTTATAGTATTGAtagaaaagacaaatatttaatatttcttacaAGCATGTAAACCAAAAGTGACCGTGGAGATTTTTTTGTAGTGAGACTTTCTTCTCAGGGGAGACTAAAGCATGTCTACCCCTCCTTAAAAGGTTCCAACAACAAGGCAAGTGCAGTTCCACCAAAGATCAATCTGGAAAGCCAATGTGTTGTTGGGCTTCCGTACTACAGAGTATGAGTGAGGACCACTGGCAGTAGCATGAGTGGATGTAAGCAGCCAGACTAGAAAGTCTTCATCCAGCATGGAGGATGCTCCCTTCATCCAGCATGGAGGATGCTCCCTTCATCCAGCGTGGAGGATGCTCCCTTCATCCAGAATGGGGGATGCTCCCTTCATCCAGCGTGGAGGATGCTCCCTTCATCCAGCGTGGAGGATGCTCCCTTCATGCAACATGGAGGATGCTCCCTTCATCCAGCATGGAGGATGCTCCCCTCATCCAGCATGGAGGATGCTCCCTTCATCCAGCATGGAGGATGCTCCCTTCATCCAGCATGGAGGATGCTCCCTTCCAATAGCTACATAAATGGAGACCCTCCTAATTAACTTCCCCCAGCCTAGATGGCCTAGCACCTCCTTTGACACCCATGATGGCATGTGCAGTTGAGGTGGAATTGCACACAAATGATTTTGGAGGAGCCCTGGAGTCTTGGAATCACAAGCAGGAATCCAGACCAACCCCCCACCCTTCTTTCTATGATGCAGTGTCTACAGTCAGTAAAATCTgatagtgatttttttaattagtttaataattttctaaaaaattgttttaaaatgcattttaattaaaatataattatatcacttctcCCTTTGCTTTCCTCCTTCCAGCTGCTTCCATatccccctcctcccagccctcccatGTCCCCTCTACTCACTCAAATTGATAGCTCCTTCTTCTCTTTGATTGTTATtggcatgcatgcatgagtgcatgtctgtgtatgatGAATTCTTGCAACTGGACACAACTGATCTGGTGAAGGCAGTGACTGTTTTGTTTGGAGAACCACATTCTGTGTCTTTGGATCCCAGTGATGGTGCTGTTTGGTATTTTACCTCAGCCTGAACATATGGGCAGATGTGGAATGTGCAGTTGCACACATTCCCAGGCATAGTAACTGGAGTACTAGAGATCTATTTTTCCTACTTGAAACATCTGGGACTAGGCATGCTGAAGCAATTTTCCACACCAGAGGAATGGGAAAACCATCTGGCTAGGTACAAAGTCCTGGTGCCCTCCACCCAGGTAGTCCCTGCTTTTCTCATTCCCGTGCTGCCGTCACACCTTCTGCTCTAACTTGTCTTCTTCCAGCTGAGAAATCAGGCTGTGATGTCTGACAGACAGACCCACGCTCACGTCCTGCCTTGCTGTTTATTAACGCGAGCTGTTAGAATGCCCCTTCGGTTTTCTTACCTAGTCTAATGTTGCTAGCAACACTCACGGCCTTGCTGCAGGAACCAGGGAGATTTTGCACAGAAGTGGTTTTGCCCAagcatcatcatcaccactatgattttgagacagggtctcttgtagcccaggttaaCCTCCAACTGTCCCCTGGATACTGGTGTGTGTCACCATCTCCACttcatgtggttctggggatggaacccagagccttgtgcacactaggcaagcactctattgaCTCAGCTacatcctccatcccttcttttATTAATTCTACTTTTATCTCTGAGACTGAGACTATCAACAgcagtttttatgtttttatgaggATTCTTTGATAAAATGGCCCTCTTAGAGATAAGAATAGATTAAAAAGCACCCAGGTCTATGATTAactgtggttcttttttttttttttttttttttgtcataaaaGTGTTCATGGCTGAAATCCTTACACAGTGTTTAGACAAAGCCATGTGCTCATGAGGTGGTTGAAAACAACATGGAACAGCCATTGGGCCAGACTGAACTTAGAGTGCAGAAAGACCATTAAGGATATACTTGGAAGAGTGTCTTAGAATAGAAAACATAAGTTCcactttaagaaattttttttagcaTAGATTGCTAAGAAGTCCTAAAAGACTCAAGGCAGAAGCATGACAGTCAGGAGGGTGAGTGGTTGGCTTGTCTGAATGCCGATCATGTGTGCTGGGTAAGGCTAAGTGGCGTGGTCCCTGTGCGTGGCACTCTGTGGTTTTGCAAGTGTGACCCTTGAAAACACCTGGTGGCCCTGGGTGGAAAAGAAGCCAAATGGTATTTCCTGATGGCTACTATTGTCCAGCTGTCtctcctggccactggccaaggCCCATCATGGCTGTACTACCAGCCTCTGCCCCTCTTTCAACGTGGCCCTTACGTTGTAAGACAGTTGCCCGTTGACTTGTCTAaatctccatttaggtttgggttTTATGAGGGCAGGATTTTCACAGGGCTTTGACTTATTTGTGCATTTCTGGTGTCATTAGCACATTGGAAAAGCACCCTGTGAACTGTGTATGCTCATACACTTGGATAGATGAGTGGACGGGTAGACAGATAATTAGGAAATTTTGTTGAGAAAAGCATTTACAAGTACACTTTAGTGCATGTAAGGGCATAGCTATGAAGTGATGGCATAAGTCAGCACCTGAGCCAAGAAGACAGTGACTGTTTTGCATGTAGTTTCAGTAGCTTTTACAGAACTCAAGAGTCCATTGCTAGGGGTCCTGATGCCATAGCAGAACTGTGGGACTGGTGGGGAAGCTGGAATTAATAACCAAGTAAATGTAGTGTAAAATACAGGTGAGTGATCTCATACAGATACTCGTTTATCCCCCAGGGAGCCACTGTAGGCATTCAGCACACTGTGTTAACAGGTCTCTTGCCGTGTCATTAGGTCTTGTTTGGCTGTTACCTTGGAGAGAAACAGACCTCAACAGCAAGGAGAATGGTTGGACCTGGGATCAGAAGCAAGCTACAGCACCCAGAAAGTCAGAAGGTACACTGCCGGGAGCAGCCGCCACCCCTAGGACCAGGAGGAGTGAGAAGGAAGTACAGAGGCCCTGGGTTGAGGTCATGTCAGCCTTGAAGGACATGAAGAGCCTCTTACTTTCCTCATTGTGGGACGTGTTTCTTGTGCGCTTGCTGATGGGGGTGGCTGTCATGCTGTACTATAGTAATTACGTCTTGGCCCTGGAGGAGCGTTTCGGGGTCCGGCCCAAGACCACGGGGTACCTCATCAGCTACACCAGTGCCCTGGGTGCCCTGGCTGGCTTCGCTGTGGGGCCCATCCTACGGCTGTACAAGCACAACTCCCACATGGTCCTGCTGCACTCTAGTGCGCTcacctgcctgctgctgctgctctacTCCATGGCCACCACCATGGGTGTGGTGGTCTTTTCCTCAACACTTCTGTCCTTCTCCACCACCATCGGGAGAACCTGCGTCACCGACCTCCAGCTGA containing:
- the Mfsd9 gene encoding major facilitator superfamily domain-containing protein 9 isoform X1, which encodes MELGLRGRPASGQGLASETPATATAASGAVDSRGFLLCLYLVGFLDLFGVSMVVPLLSLHVKSLGVSPAVAGVVCSSYGILQLFSSTFVGCWSDVVGRRSSLLVCILLSALGYLLLGVSTNVFLFTLARVPVGIFKHTLSISRALLSDLVTERERPLVLGQFNTASGVGFILGPMVGGYLTELDGGFYVTAFICSSVFLLNAGLVWLLPWRETDLNSKENGWTWDQKQATAPRKSEGTLPGAAATPRTRRSEKEVQRPWVEVMSALKDMKSLLLSSLWDVFLVRLLMGVAVMLYYSNYVLALEERFGVRPKTTGYLISYTSALGALAGFAVGPILRLYKHNSHMVLLHSSALTCLLLLLYSMATTMGVVVFSSTLLSFSTTIGRTCVTDLQLSAGGAQASGTVIGVGQSVTAVGRIIAPLLSGVAQEISPCGPPSLGAALALVAILIMSLNKPHSGIYVL
- the Mfsd9 gene encoding major facilitator superfamily domain-containing protein 9 isoform X2, yielding MSLPGRLFGLVWCQYGCPTVEPSCQVPWSEPCSCWSGVLLLWHSAALLQHLCGIFKHTLSISRALLSDLVTERERPLVLGQFNTASGVGFILGPMVGGYLTELDGGFYVTAFICSSVFLLNAGLVWLLPWRETDLNSKENGWTWDQKQATAPRKSEGTLPGAAATPRTRRSEKEVQRPWVEVMSALKDMKSLLLSSLWDVFLVRLLMGVAVMLYYSNYVLALEERFGVRPKTTGYLISYTSALGALAGFAVGPILRLYKHNSHMVLLHSSALTCLLLLLYSMATTMGVVVFSSTLLSFSTTIGRTCVTDLQLSAGGAQASGTVIGVGQSVTAVGRIIAPLLSGVAQEISPCGPPSLGAALALVAILIMSLNKPHSGIYVL